The Chrysoperla carnea chromosome X, inChrCarn1.1, whole genome shotgun sequence genome includes a region encoding these proteins:
- the LOC123302637 gene encoding solute carrier family 41 member 1-like, producing MVAFTESSKDSIPPQRPAISIISLPFDQANQTEVAKTPAAESYCSAASFVSIATTSNESTEALDGKCINKSETWYSTLMQVAIPFFLAGIGTIGAGLVLERVQAWPVFQEVSGILILVPALLGLKGNLDMCLASRMCTQANLGNAESKREICKMITGNVALVQVQAIVAAVLVAVFSVTVGSITNNQFKMEHGALLMASAVFTATTCCFILDFLLIAVVFLAYRLNCNPDNLATPLAASIGDIVSVTCLSFISNILYRNLETHYWVVYLVMGIYVLLLPMWILIVRRNKYTKKILMTGWTPVLSALFISGFGGLVLEYAEQYKGFVVFQPIINGIGGNLVSVQASRLATMFHQTSILGIIPPHTKTWVSPCKALFTGVPSAYTARILIAMSIPGQLVFLFSSDYISQGGVSTVTPIFALAYICAASIQIMFLLYTAHVLIHILWRRKIDPDNSAIPYLTALGDLSGSSLLLVSFLILNCFGQEYGSNVDN from the exons ATGGTGGCATTCACCGAATCTTCCAAAGACTCGATCCCTCCACAACGGCCAGCGATCTCAATTATTTCCTTACCATTCGATCAGGCAAACCAGACTGAAGTGGCCAAAACACCGGCAGCTGAATCGTATTGCAGTGCTGCCTCGTTTGTCTCAATCGCAACCACGTCAAATGAATCCACAGAAGCGTTAGATGgtaaatgcataaataaatCAGAAACATGGTATTCAACTCTCATGCAAGTTGCAATACCATTTTTCTTGGCTGGTATTGGAACAATTGGTGCTGGATTAGTTCTTGAAAGAGTTCAG GCATGGCCTGTATTCCAAGAAGTATCAGGAATTTTGATATTAGTTCCAGCACTTTTAggattgaaaggtaatttagatATGTGTTTAGCATCACGCATGTGCACACAAGCGAACTTAGGGAATGCTGAATCCAAGAGAGAAATATGTAAAATGATTACTGGAAATGTTGCTCTTGTACAA gttcaAGCAATTGTCGCAGCTGTATTAGTTGCAGTATTTTCCGTGACCGTGGGTTCAATCACAAATAACCAATTTAAAATGGAGCACGGTGCATTGTTAATGGCGTCCGCAGTATTCACAGCGACCACATGTTGCTTTATTCTAGATTTTCTATTAATCGCAGTGGTTTTCCTTGCGTATCGCTTAAATTGTAATCCAGATAATTTGGCAACACCGTTAGCTGCAAGTATTGGTGACATTGTATCCGTCACATGTTTATCGTTTATATCGAACATCTTGTATCGTAATTTGGAGACACATTATTGGGTCGTATATCTTGTTATGGGCATTTACGTCTTACTTTTACCAATGTGGATCCTAATTGTACGTCGgaataaatataccaaaaaaatattaatgacagGTTGGACACCTGTATTATCGGCGCTCTTTATTAGCGG aTTTGGTGGTTTAGTATTGGAATACGCTGAACAATATAAAGGTTTTGTTGTCTTCCAACCGATAATTAATGGAATTGGTGGTAATTTAGTATCCGTTCAAGCTAGCCGATTAGCAACCATGTTTCATCAAACTTCGATATTAGGAATTATTCCACCACACACAAAAACATGGGTATCACCATGTAAGGCGTTATTTACCGGCG TACCGTCAGCGTATACAGCTCGAATTCTAATAGCGATGTCAATTCCTGGCCAATTAGTATTCTTATTTTCTAGTGATTATATAAGTCAAGGTGGTGTTTCAACAGTAACACCAATATTTGCCTTAGCGTATATATGCGCAGCTTCTATACAAATTATGTTCCTATTATATACAGCGCATGTcctaatacatattttatggcGACGTAAAATCGATCCAGACAATTCAGCCATACCATATTTAACGGCATTAGGGGATTTAAGCGGGTCTTCCTTATTGTTGGtgtcgtttttaattttaaattgtttcggCCAAGAGTATGGATCGAACGTCGATAATTAG